In Methanolacinia paynteri, the DNA window CCTTGATGCAAACGGCCTGATGGTGCCTGTCCAGTTCAGCGTGGACATATTTACGGCGATCGAGGGGCTCGTCGGCTCTTTTGAGCCGGTGACCCTCGAAGGTGTTGTAAGGGAGCTTGAAGGGCTTTCGAAGGGCCGCGGCAGGGATGCGGCGGCGGCGAAGGTCGGGCTTTCCCTTGCAAAGAGATGTCTGGTGGAAAAAAGCCCTTTAAGCGGTGTTCCGGTGGACGATATGATAGTGGATTTCGCCGACATGACCGGCTGTATGGTGATGACCAACGATCGGCGACTGAGGGAAAGACTGCTTGATAAAAATATTGATGTAATATCCCTTAGAAATCAGAAAACACTTGAGATAATAAGAGGCTGAAGAAAGCCTAAAAAACGGGTGAAAAACAGATGTATTATAAAATGAAGCTCATTGACAAGGTGCGCGTGCCTCCCAACCGTCTTGGTGAGGATTTGAGTTCCGTTGTTCTCGACGAACTCCAGCAGCAGCTTGAGGGAAGTATCGATAAAGATATCGGGATCTTCATTGCCGTGACAGAGATACACGACATAGGCGAAGGCGACATTATTCCCGGAGACGGGGCGGTATATTACCATGTCGAGTTCGATGCCGTCGTCCTGCGTCTTGCAATGCAGGAGGTTATCGAGGGAGAGGTCGTCGAAACGACGAGTTTCGGTGCCTTCGTTTCGCTCGGCCCGATCGACGCGATGCTCCACGTAAGCCAGATCTCGGACGATTTCATCAACTATGACGAGAAGAACGGACGTCTGGTCTGCCAGGAAACAAGGAGGCAGATCTCTGTCGGCGATATAGTTCGCGGGCGTGTGGTCTCGCTGAGTCTTTCGGAGAGGGACCCGAGGGAGAGCAAGATCGGCCTTACAATGAGGCAGGCAGGTCTCGGAACGGGCCAGTGGCTTACAGAGGAGATGGAGGCGGAAAAGGCAGATGGCTCCTCGTAATAAGAAAAATCTCAGGGTATGCCGCGTATGCCATCATGTAGTCGA includes these proteins:
- a CDS encoding type II toxin-antitoxin system VapC family toxin; the protein is MRVLLDANGLMVPVQFSVDIFTAIEGLVGSFEPVTLEGVVRELEGLSKGRGRDAAAAKVGLSLAKRCLVEKSPLSGVPVDDMIVDFADMTGCMVMTNDRRLRERLLDKNIDVISLRNQKTLEIIRG
- a CDS encoding DNA-directed RNA polymerase translates to MYYKMKLIDKVRVPPNRLGEDLSSVVLDELQQQLEGSIDKDIGIFIAVTEIHDIGEGDIIPGDGAVYYHVEFDAVVLRLAMQEVIEGEVVETTSFGAFVSLGPIDAMLHVSQISDDFINYDEKNGRLVCQETRRQISVGDIVRGRVVSLSLSERDPRESKIGLTMRQAGLGTGQWLTEEMEAEKADGSS